Proteins found in one Brachyspira murdochii DSM 12563 genomic segment:
- the kdsA gene encoding 3-deoxy-8-phosphooctulonate synthase gives MIFDYKGITNKNKDLIFVAGPCVIESEEMTMTIAKKLKEIKDKLNIQLVLKGSFDKANRTSLSSFRGLGMKEGLQILQDAGKEFNLPTITDIHVPTDAEEAAKYVDFLQIPAFLCRQTDMLRAACETKKAVNVKKGQFISGYDCKYIADKCSDAIDEKRFFLCERGTMFGYGNLIVDMKNLEIMKNYAPVMYDATHSLQMPSANNGQSGGAREFIPALLKAAAALGVDAVFMEVHPNPDKSPSDSGTIFDLSKVEELWASVIKINALVKNI, from the coding sequence ATGATTTTCGACTATAAAGGTATAACCAATAAAAATAAAGATTTAATATTTGTAGCAGGTCCATGCGTTATAGAAAGCGAAGAGATGACTATGACTATAGCAAAAAAGTTAAAAGAGATAAAAGATAAATTAAATATACAATTAGTATTAAAGGGGAGTTTTGATAAGGCAAATAGAACTTCTTTATCATCTTTCAGAGGACTTGGAATGAAAGAAGGGCTTCAAATACTTCAAGATGCCGGAAAGGAATTTAACCTTCCAACTATAACAGATATACATGTACCTACTGATGCTGAAGAAGCTGCTAAGTATGTAGATTTTCTGCAGATTCCAGCGTTTTTGTGCCGACAAACAGATATGCTTAGAGCGGCATGCGAAACTAAAAAGGCGGTTAATGTAAAAAAAGGACAGTTTATAAGCGGTTATGACTGCAAATATATAGCGGATAAATGCTCTGATGCCATTGATGAAAAAAGGTTTTTTTTATGTGAAAGAGGTACTATGTTCGGATATGGTAACCTTATAGTAGATATGAAAAACTTAGAGATAATGAAAAATTATGCACCTGTTATGTATGATGCCACACATTCTTTGCAAATGCCTTCTGCCAATAACGGACAGTCTGGAGGGGCTAGAGAGTTTATACCTGCACTTTTAAAAGCTGCTGCTGCTTTAGGAGTGGATGCTGTGTTTATGGAAGTGCATCCTAATCCTGATAAAAGCCCTTCTGATTCTGGAACTATATTTGATTTGAGTAAAGTTGAAGAGTTATGGGCTAGCGTAATAAAAATTAATGCTTTAGTTAAAAATATATAA
- a CDS encoding GNAT family N-acetyltransferase, with protein sequence MIKLIEMKYNLENIDFYKKLYNDAFPKEERWSFDMILENKGNNNYRLYAVLDDNTPIGLTMIWYLDNFNFGEYLAIDKKVRGKKYGSEVLTKILDMLKDKLIVIEVEPYELNETAQKRIEWYKRFGFILADYEYDMPSLDENNKISSIKMKIMTSRKLKNKEEHDNITKTLYNTIYKPRLDEVDKWK encoded by the coding sequence ATGATTAAATTAATAGAAATGAAATATAATTTAGAAAATATAGATTTTTATAAAAAGTTATATAATGATGCTTTTCCTAAAGAAGAAAGATGGTCTTTCGATATGATTTTAGAAAATAAAGGTAATAATAATTATAGACTATATGCTGTATTAGATGATAATACACCTATTGGACTTACTATGATTTGGTATTTAGATAATTTTAATTTCGGAGAATATTTAGCTATAGATAAAAAAGTAAGAGGAAAAAAATACGGCTCTGAAGTTTTAACAAAAATACTTGACATGCTTAAAGATAAATTAATAGTTATAGAAGTAGAACCTTATGAATTGAATGAAACAGCCCAAAAACGTATAGAATGGTATAAAAGATTCGGATTTATATTAGCAGACTATGAATATGATATGCCTTCTTTAGATGAAAATAATAAAATATCATCTATAAAAATGAAAATAATGACAAGCAGAAAATTAAAAAACAAAGAAGAACATGATAATATCACAAAAACATTATACAATACTATTTACAAACCCAGACTAGATGAAGTTGATAAATGGAAATAG